Proteins co-encoded in one Xiphophorus couchianus chromosome 3, X_couchianus-1.0, whole genome shotgun sequence genomic window:
- the LOC114141676 gene encoding mpv17-like protein: MFCRASGSCVCFSGFGGLKRSQIQRRFTMNRAWALFQAHPYISNVLGYTTLFASADLIQQRVLGRNPAPASERSAEIDWNQTARVATVGLCFHANFNYHWLRGLERMLPGGGLRAVTRKVVLDQLVAAPVTISVFYIGLSFLENKDDLLEDWRHKFWTSYKAGVVYWSTMQAVNFAFVPPVARTAFVGGIALTFTIFLCHLRQQRGHKPD; this comes from the exons ATGTTCTGCAGAGCCAGTGGgagctgtgtttgtttcagtggCTTTGGAGGTTTAAAGAGGAGCCAAATTCAGAG ACGCTTCACCATGAACCGGGCCTGGGCCTTGTTTCAGGCTCACCCCTACATCAGCAACGTTCTGGGATACACGACGCTGTTTGCCTCGGCGGACCTCATCCAGCAGAGAGTCCTGGGTAGAAATCCCGCCCCGGCATCCGAGCGGTCCGCCGAGATCGACTGGAATCAGACGGCTCGAGTGGCGACTGTGGGCCTGTGTTTCCACGCCAACTTCAACTACCACTGGCTGCGAGGGCTGGAGAGGATGCTGCCCGGCGGCGGGCTGAGGGCAGTGACGAGGAAGGTGGTGCTGGATCAGCTGGTTGCTGCTCCGGTTACCATCAGCGTTTTTTATATCG GTTTAAgctttttagaaaacaaagacgACCTACTGGAAGACTGGCGACATAAATTCTGGACGTCTTacaag GCCGGAGTGGTGTATTGGTCAACGATGCAG GCTGTCAACTTTGCCTTTGTGCCTCCTGTGGCTCGTACTGCGTTTGTGGGAGGAATTGCTCTGACTTTCACCATCTTTCTATGTCATCTTAGACAGCAGCGTGGTCACAAACCTGACTAA